From the genome of Clarias gariepinus isolate MV-2021 ecotype Netherlands chromosome 28, CGAR_prim_01v2, whole genome shotgun sequence, one region includes:
- the LOC128516150 gene encoding histone H2B-like: MPEPAKTAPKKGSKKAVTKTAGKGGKKRRKSRKESYAIYVYKVLKQVHPDTGISSKAMGIMNSFVNDIFERIAGESSRLAHYNKRSTITSREIQTAVRLLLPGELAKHAVSEGTKAVTKYTSSK; encoded by the coding sequence ATGCCTGAGCCAGCCAAGACCGCCCCCAAGAAGGGCTCGAAGAAAGCCGTGACTAAGACCGCCGGCAAAGGAGGCAAGAAGCGCAGAAAGTCCAGGAAGGAGAGCTACGCCATCTACGTGTACAAAGTCCTGAAGCAGGTTCACCCCGACACCGGCATTTCGTCCAAGGCGATGGGAATCATGAATTCGTTCGTCAACGACATCTTCGAGCGCATTGCCGGTGAGTCCTCTCGTCTGGCTCACTACAACAAACGCTCCACCATCACTTCCAGGGAGATCCAGACCGCCGTGCGCCTGTTGCTGCCCGGTGAGTTGGCCAAGCACGCCGTGTCCGAGGGCACCAAGGCCGTGACTAAATACACCAGCTCCAAGTAA